One Gammaproteobacteria bacterium DNA window includes the following coding sequences:
- the pth gene encoding peptidyl-tRNA hydrolase, giving the protein MAVRLIAGLGNPGPRYENTRHNAGFWVVDALAQAAGIHFRPESRFLGEACRIAGAEGNEYWLLKPTTFMNHSGQSVAALARFYKISVTDILVVHDDLDLPSGVARLKQGGGHGGHNGLSDIISHLGANFLRLRLGIGHPGDAQRVIDYVLDRPSRADEEAIRKAMDNALRVLPWVGAGELQKAMNHLHSQRASSLPVQKTI; this is encoded by the coding sequence GTGGCGGTACGTCTCATTGCGGGCCTGGGCAATCCTGGTCCACGTTACGAGAATACCCGCCACAATGCGGGATTCTGGGTGGTGGACGCTTTGGCCCAAGCGGCGGGCATCCACTTTCGTCCCGAATCCCGTTTCCTAGGTGAGGCGTGCCGTATTGCTGGGGCTGAAGGCAACGAGTATTGGTTGCTCAAGCCGACCACCTTTATGAACCATAGTGGTCAATCGGTAGCGGCCCTGGCCCGGTTCTATAAGATATCGGTAACCGATATCTTGGTTGTCCATGATGACCTTGACCTCCCTTCCGGTGTTGCCCGCCTCAAACAAGGAGGTGGCCATGGCGGTCACAATGGTTTGAGCGACATCATTTCCCACCTTGGCGCCAATTTCCTGCGTCTGCGTTTGGGTATCGGTCACCCCGGAGATGCCCAGCGGGTGATTGACTACGTCTTAGATCGACCCTCGCGGGCGGACGAAGAGGCGATCCGCAAGGCCATGGACAATGCCCTACGGGTCCTGCCCTGGGTAGGTGCAGGTGAACTTCAAAAAGCCATGAATCACCTTCACAGTCAGCGCGCTTCTTCACTACCTGTTCAAAAGACCATTTAG
- the prs gene encoding ribose-phosphate diphosphokinase: MNVISQFPGSTMNHGAAESKMMVFSGNANPNLAHDLVGHLSIPLGKATVGRFSDGEVMVEILENVRGKDVFIVQPTSAPANDNLMELLVMADAMFRASASRITVVMPYFGYCRQDRRVRSARVPITAKVVANMIASVGVDRVLTVDLHSDQVQGFFELPVDNVYASPLMLGDVWRHRYPNLIVVSPDVGGVVRARALAKRLDDADLAIIDKRRPRANESEVMHIIGDVEERSCVIVDDLVDTAGTLCKAAQALKKKGATKVVAYCTHAVLSGPAVTNIENSELDELVVTDTIPLRANARRCKRIRVLSIAEILAEAMRRVSIEESVSSLFMD; the protein is encoded by the coding sequence CCGAGAGCAAAATGATGGTTTTCTCGGGGAACGCCAATCCTAATCTGGCTCACGACCTCGTTGGCCATCTCAGCATCCCGTTGGGCAAGGCCACCGTGGGGCGTTTCAGCGATGGCGAGGTTATGGTTGAGATCTTGGAAAACGTGCGCGGCAAGGATGTCTTCATCGTTCAACCCACCAGCGCCCCTGCCAACGACAACCTAATGGAATTGCTGGTGATGGCTGATGCAATGTTCCGTGCCTCAGCGAGTCGCATTACGGTGGTGATGCCGTACTTTGGTTATTGCCGGCAGGATCGGCGGGTACGCTCAGCGCGGGTCCCCATCACGGCTAAAGTGGTGGCCAATATGATCGCGAGTGTGGGGGTTGACCGAGTATTAACGGTGGACCTTCATTCTGATCAGGTTCAGGGTTTCTTCGAGCTGCCGGTAGACAATGTCTACGCCTCACCGCTTATGTTGGGTGATGTCTGGCGTCATCGTTATCCGAATCTAATCGTAGTCTCCCCTGACGTGGGCGGAGTGGTACGCGCCCGAGCACTGGCCAAACGTCTGGATGATGCCGACCTTGCCATCATCGACAAACGACGTCCGCGTGCCAATGAATCCGAAGTAATGCACATCATCGGCGATGTTGAGGAACGTTCTTGTGTTATCGTCGACGATTTGGTGGATACCGCCGGTACCCTATGTAAAGCAGCTCAGGCCCTCAAGAAAAAGGGGGCTACCAAGGTGGTGGCCTACTGCACTCATGCGGTGTTGTCCGGTCCGGCGGTGACCAATATCGAAAATTCCGAGCTCGATGAATTAGTAGTCACTGACACTATCCCACTTCGAGCTAATGCCAGACGCTGCAAACGTATTCGCGTTCTGTCGATTGCCGAGATTCTAGCCGAGGCCATGCGTCGGGTAAGTATCGAAGAGTCGGTTAGTTCTTTGTTTATGGACTGA
- the ychF gene encoding redox-responsive ATPase YchF, translated as MGFNCGIVGLPNVGKSTLFNALTRAGIAAENYPFCTIDPNVGIVPVPDPRLDRISAIIRPRQIIPTSVEFVDIAGLVAGASQGEGLGNQFLAHIRETDAIAQVVRCFEDDNVVHVAGRVDPRSDIEIIHTELALADLDTVERAVQRTAKAVKTAGDKEARARMEVLEQVRVALGEGRPVRALGLSPQARAHLRDLHLLTAKPTLYIANVAEGAFTANPLVAMVREMAAAEGAEVIPVCASIEAEISELAEADRAEFLADLGLDEPGLNKVIRTGYRLLGLQTFFTAGPKEVRAWTLRAGATAPEAAGVIHTDFEKGFIRAEVIAYDDFVTYNGEHGAKEVGKWRLEGKEYIVRDGDVMHFRFNV; from the coding sequence ATGGGATTTAATTGCGGAATCGTCGGTTTGCCCAATGTTGGTAAATCCACTTTATTCAACGCCCTCACCCGTGCCGGTATTGCCGCCGAGAATTATCCATTTTGCACTATTGATCCCAATGTGGGGATAGTTCCGGTACCTGATCCGCGCCTCGATCGGATTTCCGCGATTATTCGACCGCGCCAGATTATTCCCACGAGTGTTGAATTTGTAGATATTGCCGGATTAGTAGCGGGCGCATCCCAAGGAGAGGGGTTAGGCAATCAGTTCCTTGCTCACATCCGCGAGACCGATGCCATTGCCCAGGTGGTGCGCTGTTTTGAGGATGATAATGTCGTGCATGTTGCGGGTCGAGTAGATCCCCGCTCCGACATTGAGATTATCCACACCGAGTTGGCCCTGGCCGACCTTGACACCGTGGAACGGGCGGTACAACGCACCGCTAAAGCCGTTAAGACGGCGGGTGACAAGGAGGCGCGCGCGCGTATGGAGGTTCTGGAGCAGGTTCGAGTGGCGCTGGGAGAGGGGCGTCCGGTACGGGCATTGGGACTTTCTCCGCAGGCGCGTGCCCACCTCCGTGATTTGCACCTACTCACCGCCAAGCCCACTTTGTACATCGCGAATGTTGCAGAAGGCGCCTTTACTGCCAATCCTTTGGTAGCAATGGTGCGTGAAATGGCCGCAGCGGAAGGCGCTGAAGTAATCCCGGTGTGTGCCTCTATCGAAGCGGAGATCTCGGAATTGGCGGAGGCCGACCGTGCCGAATTTCTAGCGGATCTGGGATTAGATGAGCCAGGCCTGAATAAAGTGATTCGTACCGGTTATCGCTTGTTGGGTCTACAGACCTTTTTCACTGCAGGTCCCAAAGAGGTACGTGCTTGGACACTACGTGCCGGCGCGACGGCTCCAGAGGCCGCCGGAGTTATTCATACCGATTTCGAAAAGGGTTTCATTCGCGCCGAAGTCATTGCCTACGACGATTTTGTTACCTACAACGGTGAACATGGCGCTAAAGAGGTGGGTAAGTGGCGCCTAGAAGGGAAAGAATACATAGTCCGCGATGGTGACGTAATGCATTTCCGATTTAATGTCTAA
- a CDS encoding conserved hypothetical protein (Evidence 4 : Unknown function but conserved in other organisms), with amino-acid sequence MYQELLSDFVNSQNLGGKAWEHAFIVDLLNKNPIQDCSIHCFHYQQMLECFLKYILETKTELNLYSKTHDLNRLLEQVIGSTSFKTDKSKYRGDLNGITVCASEYRYNFDINCKAYFEMVSVCDELLKELVTFGKS; translated from the coding sequence ATGTATCAGGAACTTTTAAGTGATTTTGTGAATTCTCAAAATCTGGGCGGTAAAGCATGGGAACATGCTTTTATCGTGGATCTTTTAAATAAGAATCCAATTCAAGATTGCTCCATTCATTGCTTCCATTATCAACAAATGCTGGAATGCTTCTTGAAATATATTTTAGAAACAAAAACCGAGCTTAATCTTTATTCTAAAACGCATGATTTAAATAGATTGCTAGAACAAGTTATTGGTTCAACTTCGTTCAAAACAGACAAATCAAAATATCGTGGTGATTTAAATGGTATTACCGTATGCGCCTCTGAATACCGATATAATTTTGATATAAATTGCAAAGCGTATTTTGAAATGGTAAGTGTATGCGATGAATTATTAAAGGAATTAGTTACTTTTGGGAAATCGTAA
- the rplY gene encoding 50S ribosomal protein L25, with product MSILEFELNAEPRGQLGKGENRRLRRAGKVPAIVYGGGSGPTPITLNHHEVLRRLEHEAFYSHVLNIRIGGQTERAILKDIHRHPAKPVVMHMDLQRIDPTHKIHMRVPLHFVNEAIAPGVKVGGGRVSHLLTNIEVECLADNLPEYLEVDLVALEMGQTIHVSNLKLPEGVAVRGLTHGGKDDLPVVTIEAPRTGETEGAAGAAAPAAKS from the coding sequence ATGAGTATCCTTGAATTTGAACTCAATGCCGAACCACGTGGCCAGCTCGGAAAAGGTGAGAATCGCCGCTTGCGACGCGCGGGAAAGGTTCCGGCCATTGTCTATGGTGGAGGTAGCGGGCCTACGCCCATTACCCTTAACCACCATGAAGTCTTGCGCCGTCTTGAACATGAGGCATTTTATTCTCATGTGTTGAATATCCGAATTGGTGGCCAAACAGAACGCGCCATCCTTAAGGATATCCATCGTCATCCGGCCAAACCGGTGGTAATGCACATGGATCTGCAACGGATCGATCCTACCCACAAGATTCATATGCGAGTTCCGTTGCACTTTGTGAATGAAGCGATTGCCCCAGGCGTCAAGGTGGGTGGTGGACGAGTTTCTCACCTGCTCACCAACATTGAGGTGGAATGTCTGGCCGACAATCTACCTGAATATCTCGAGGTGGACCTTGTGGCACTAGAGATGGGTCAGACCATCCATGTCTCCAATCTGAAACTGCCGGAGGGGGTTGCAGTTCGAGGATTAACCCATGGTGGCAAGGACGATCTGCCGGTAGTGACAATCGAGGCCCCGCGTACCGGTGAGACCGAAGGCGCGGCCGGGGCGGCTGCTCCTGCTGCAAAATCTTAA